The nucleotide window GTATGGCTGGATCTCAGCCCCCTTGAAAGAGAGGATGTTATGCGGACCCTGTTCAAGGAGATGAGAAAGAGGAGCGGCTTACAAATCCTTAGTACCGCTCCTGAGTATGGGAGGGTTTCGATGCAACTTAGCGGTGGAAAAGATGTTGCCCCCACACACTTCTACGTAGGCAACGATCCCATAGTTCGATCAGTTGCTGAGTTCGTAGGAGGATGCGGTGCTGGAAGAATATATGCAGGAATCCAACCCGATGGAGAAGTGATTCCATGCGTATTCATGCCCATACCTGTTGGAAACTTGAGGAAGAACTTATTCTGGGATATATGGACGAGTTCTCCGCTATTCAACCTGCTCCGCAACCGTGGGGAACTTAAAGGCTTCTGTAGGAAATGCCCCTACAAAAACGTGTGCGGCGGGTGTAGGGCAAGAGCTTATGCATACTACGGCGACCCGATGGCACCAGACCCCGGATGCATCTACAACCTTAAAGAGTGGAGGAAGCTTGCAGCAACAGAAAATTCGGATAAAACTGCAGGTTCTAAAATGCGATTACAAACTAAATAGACCCTGGTTTATCCTCAACACTAAACCATCTGATACTGGAACACAGGTTTACGTAGTACTATCCAGAGAATTCCTTAGATAAGATTACACACCCACATCCCGCAAACCTTATCAAACCGGTATTTCGACTAATAATTTGTCGAGGGGCCGGTAGTTCAGCCTGGTATGAATACCCGGTTTGCACCCGGGAGGTCGCGGGTTCGAATCCCGCCCGGTCCATCATTCACTTAGGAAAACCGTTAAAACTATACTAGTATTACGTCTACGCCTAAGGTTTTTGCTTCACTAGCCTGTTTTTCATCGCTCGTGAGAAGCGGTGCTTCATGTCTGAGCGCTTGAGCGATGAATAGTGTATCGTATATTGTCAGACGTGTTTTTAGGGCTATCTCGAAAGCTTCCCTAAGATACACTCTTTCATCCTCTATCTCTAACACGTTTTCAGCAAGTTTAGCGAGGATCAAGAATTTTTCTAAAGCTACCTCTTTAGAGTAGCTTTTGAATATCACAGCATATTTCCAGATGGCGTTTGCCACCTCCTTTAAAGCTAAGCCGCATGTCGCAGGCTTACCAGTGGCTAGGTGTTTCTCGACCGTATCCCAGCCGTTCTCCTTCAGGACATATTTAGCTAAAGCTGAAGAGTCAACGATTATCACGGTCTTCCCTCACAGACCGCACGGCAATACCTCTTGGAAGAAGTGGATGAGTTTCAAGAACCTTACGGACCTCTGAAAGGGTTTTAAGCCTACTATAGTAGTCGATCCTCTCTTGAAGAAACGTAGTGATCTCGTTTTTCCAATCTACGACATCTTTCAACCTTTCCATCTCCCTCTTGAGGTGCTTCGGTATCCTTATACTCAATACCTCACTCATAAATGTACACACCTTTACATGGAAAATGTATACAAATCTTTA belongs to Candidatus Bathyarchaeota archaeon and includes:
- a CDS encoding type II toxin-antitoxin system VapC family toxin produces the protein MIIVDSSALAKYVLKENGWDTVEKHLATGKPATCGLALKEVANAIWKYAVIFKSYSKEVALEKFLILAKLAENVLEIEDERVYLREAFEIALKTRLTIYDTLFIAQALRHEAPLLTSDEKQASEAKTLGVDVILV
- a CDS encoding CopG family transcriptional regulator, yielding MSEVLSIRIPKHLKREMERLKDVVDWKNEITTFLQERIDYYSRLKTLSEVRKVLETHPLLPRGIAVRSVREDRDNR